The following nucleotide sequence is from Streptomyces pactum.
CATCCGGCGGTCGCCGAACTTCGCCGACGGCGTTTTCGTCAATCCGGTGGCCGCCCGGATCACCCCGTCGGGCTCCATGCTCAAATTCCTGCCGACCTACTTCCGCAAGGCGGACCGGATCCGCCGGGCACCGGCGGGCACCGTGCCGGTCCACCCCACCACCCTCGCCGACCTGGCGGCGCCGCCCGCCTCGGGGCTCCGGCTGACCTGGATGGGACACTCCAGCGTGCTGACGGAGATCGACGGCCGCCGGGTGCTGTTCGACCCGGTCTGGGGCGAGCGGTGTTCGCCGTTCTCCTTCGCCGGTCCGCGCCGGCTGCACCCGGTCCCGGTGCCGCTCGCGGAGCTGGGGCCGGTGGACGCCGTGGTGATCTCCCACGACCACTACGACCACCTGGACATGCCCACGGTCCGCTCGCTGGCCGGCACCGGCACCACCTTCGTGGTGCCGCTCGGCGTCGGCGCCCATCTGGAGCACTGGGGGGTTCCCGCGGAGCGGGTGACCGAGCTGGACTGGGAGGAGTCCACCACGGTGGCGGGCCTCACCCTGACCGCCACCCCGGCCCGGCACTTCTGCGGGCGGGCGCTGCGCAACACCCAGCACACCCTGTGGGCGTCCTGGGTGGTCGCCGGGCCCGAGCACCGCGTCTTCCACAGCGGCGACACCGGGTACTTCCCCGGCTTCGCCGACATCGGCGCCGCCCACGGCCCGTTCGACGCCACCATGATCCAGATCGGTGCTTACAGCGAGCTGTGGCCGGACATCCACATGCGGCCCGAGGAGGGCGTACGGGCGCACACCGACCTCCAGGGCGGCACGCCCACCGGCATCATGCTGCCGATCCACTGGGGCACGTTCAACCTGGCGCCCCACCCGTGGGAGGAGCCGGCCGAGGGCTCGGTGGTAGCCGCCGAGGCCGCCGGGGCGACGGTGTCCCTGCCCCGTCCCGGCCAGCCGTTCGAACCGGCGGCCGGTCCGGTGCTGGAGCCCTGGTGGCGGGCAGTCGCGGTGCGCCCCGAGGGCGGCGGGCCGGAGTCCCGGCTGACCACAGGGGTGCGGGACAGCGCCGTCGCCGTGCCCCGCAAACACCGGGCGGAGGCCCAGCTGTAGTCCCGTCCCCGGGCGTCCGGCCGGCCCAGGGCACCGGGCCCGGGGCCGGAAGCCCGGCCGGGCACCGGGATGCCGGCCCCCCGTGGCCCCGCGCCCGTACCCGCCCCCGCACCCGTACCCGGCCCCGC
It contains:
- a CDS encoding MBL fold metallo-hydrolase; protein product: MSRTRAGLPRPAAFGADPTGERMARIRRSPNFADGVFVNPVAARITPSGSMLKFLPTYFRKADRIRRAPAGTVPVHPTTLADLAAPPASGLRLTWMGHSSVLTEIDGRRVLFDPVWGERCSPFSFAGPRRLHPVPVPLAELGPVDAVVISHDHYDHLDMPTVRSLAGTGTTFVVPLGVGAHLEHWGVPAERVTELDWEESTTVAGLTLTATPARHFCGRALRNTQHTLWASWVVAGPEHRVFHSGDTGYFPGFADIGAAHGPFDATMIQIGAYSELWPDIHMRPEEGVRAHTDLQGGTPTGIMLPIHWGTFNLAPHPWEEPAEGSVVAAEAAGATVSLPRPGQPFEPAAGPVLEPWWRAVAVRPEGGGPESRLTTGVRDSAVAVPRKHRAEAQL